The DNA window AAGGTCTggaattaataatattttaaaaatggaCCCACCACCTTTTTAGTTTTGTTTTGGGTGGTGTTAATAGAATGAAGATAAGATGAAAATttagaaagaagaagaagaaggagaaaaGGGAGAAGTTTTTTTCTTCAAGAATCACTTTCATTGTAAAGGTATAATTTGATCTCATTGTTCTTTATTTCAATATTGTAAGTTTTTTTTTGTTCTATGTTAGTTAGGATGATATTGTGTATAATTTGTATATGCTTTATAATTGAAGAGAAAAAATGTGAAGTTAAATTGAAATGGTGTTTGTTAATATTGTAGATGGTGAGAAAGATGTTATAATTTGTAtgttaataatttatatatgctTGAAATGTTAACAATTCCAAAAAGTGAAGTTAAATTGAATTGTAGTTCTGTTAATATTGTAGATGTCAAATGTAAACCGTGGTTGGATGTCACGTCGTATGAAAAGTGATCGCATTACGTTAACGGATGAGTATAAAAATGGTGTGGAAGAATTTTTAGATTCGGCAAAAAGGTGTGGGTTGACAAAAGATAAGGCGTTGTGTCCTTGTAAGAATTGTGGGAATGGTCATTGGGAAAATTTAGATACCATAAAGTTTCACTTGTATGCTTCCGGATTTTTTGAATCATATACCGTGTGGACTTTACACGGTGAGAAAGAGCCAACAACGGAGTCTCGACGGACATGTCATCGTAAACGACGTGCACCACCAATTGTGGAACCACTAGTGGATATGTTTGGGTTGTTACGAGATAGTTCCGGGCAATATTTTTATAGCTTCAATGATATGAGGGGTAGTAATAGTAGTAGTATGAATGATGCCGAAGAATCTCCAAATTTTGATGCTTCTCAATTTTACACCGATGCCAATGAGTCGGGAGCTCCTATTTACCCCGGTAACAAAAATTATACAAAACTCTCTTTCACTACGAGATTGTTACATTTCAAAGACGTATCTCGTTGTAGTGAGAAATCATTTAatttactacttgatattattggGGAAGTGTTGCCACGAGATCATAAGCTACCGGTTTCTTATTATGCAATGAAGAAAATGGTGAAAAAATTGAAGTTGGGATATGAAAAAATTGATGTATGTTCAAATAATTGTATGTTATTTTATAATAACGACGAAAAAAAAGTTGTTTGTGACATTTGCAAAGAGGATCGTTACAAAGATATCATGGGAAAAAATGGAAGAAAAATACCAAAGAAGGTGTTAAGACATTTTCCGCTAATTTCCCGTTTACAACGATTATACATGTCGGAGCATACGGCTAAACATATGACTTGGCACAAGAATAGAGAAATAAAAGAGGGAGAGCTAAGTCACCCCTCGGACGGAGATGATTGGAAAAATTTTGACAAGCGATACCCATCTTTTGCTAAGGAGTTTCGTAATGTTCGACTTGGATTGTCGAGTGATGGTTTCAATCCATTTGGAAATTCCGGAAATAATGTATACACATTGTGGCCGGTTGTAGTGGTCGTCTATAATCTACCTCCTTCTATGTGTATGAAAAGACCGTTCATGTTTATGACACTACTAATTCCCGGTCCGGATAATCCGAAAAAAAATCTCAATGTGTTTCTAAGGCCGCTTATGAACGAATTATTTATTTTGTGGAAAGCGGGGTTGAAACTTATGATCAACATTTGAAaacaaatttcatcatgaaggcGGCACTTATGTGGACAATTAGTGATTTTCCCGCTTTAGGTATGCTTAGTGGTTGGTCAACAAAAGGGAAGATGGGATGCCCGGTTTTTGTTGGAAATGTACAAGGTTTCCAACTCAAGAATTGCGGAAAATGTTGTTTCTATGGAACATATCGAACATTTTTGGATAAAAATGATCCGATGcgaaagaaaaatcaaaaatatgCTACAACGGAACTTAAAGTGTTTGATGGTCGTACCAAGGGTGAGAAATTACTATCTTCTTTATTGCAAATAGATTTTGCTCCACCCGGAAACACTTTTAGTAAATTCAAGCCTAGGGGCTATGGAGTAGATCATCATTGGACCCACTTTTCAATGTTTTGGGAACTACCGTATTGGGCATCTCATGATCTACGACATTGTATTGATGTTATGCATACCGAGAAGAATGTGTTTGAGAATATATTTTACACAATTGTAAATGATCGTATCAAGACtaaagataaaaaaaaatcaaggGCGGATTGCAAATATCTAGATGTACGACGTGATTTGTGGATCGATGAAAAGGGGATCATGCCTAAAGCACCTTACACAATTACTAGAACTCAACTCCGGCTTTTGTGTGATTGGATCTCTAAACTTAAACTTCCCGATGGATGTGTCTCGAATATATCCCGTTGTATCAAATGGGATACTTTAAGAATTACCGGTTTTAAATCGCATGATTGTCATATTTTCATGCAAAAGTTAATGCCAATTGCTTTTCATGAATTTTTACCATCTTATATTGTGGAAGCTCTCACCGCTCTTTCAAATATTTTCCTTGATATTTGCTCATCCGTTTTACTACATGAAGATTTGGATGTCTTGGAAAAACATGTAGTGAGGACAATGTGTGTGCTCGAAACCGTCTTTCCACCGGCTTTATTTGACATTATGGAACACTTACTTGTACACTTGATTGAAGAATGTAGACTCGGAGGACCGGTTTACTATCGTTGGATGTACCCTTTTGAGCGATTGTTGAAGCATATGAAAGATAAGGTCGGCAATAGAGCACGGGTGGAAGGTTCAATTGCGGAGAGATATGTTGAGGAAGAAATGATCAATTTTTCTTCATTTTACTTTCGCTCTTCCATAAACACGGTTCATAATACCGCACGTCGTAATGAAGTTGTGGTTGAAGCACAAGAAGAAAATGTTTTAGAAGTTTTTAGATATCCTCTTCAAACTATTGGGAAGCACGTTGTTGGGTATTTAAATAAaagtgatttgatgattgcagaATATTATGTGCTACTAAATATGCCGGAAGTTCAACCGTACATTCGGTAATTTACTACATGTGTCTTTTGtaattaaatgttaatttacTACATGTGTCTTTTGTATAGTGTTATATATAATTTACTAATTACTTTTGTATTTCAGGGAATTTGATGCCCACATACGTGCGAATGATCCACATATATCAAATGAAAGATTGGAGTCGCTCCAAAAAACCAAATTTAAGCCTTGGTTTAGAGAAAAGGTACTTTCATTAATCCGCATATTATATGGTACATTTGATATAAAAATATTCTAATATAATACATATTTTTATTGTATATAGGTTGAAAATGGTGTAAACTATGACCTTTTCAAATATTTGATTGATGGGCCGGTATGCGATATTTTCTCTTTTCAAGGTTGTTTGGTTAATGGATATAAGTTTCATGTTAATGATGGGGTTTTTGTTAAAGGCACTTTTCACAATGATGTTCTTGTTAATTACTATGGTCAAATAGAAGAAATTATTAAGCTTATCTATGGAGGAGGaaattttgtttatttatttagaTGTCATTGGTTTGATAGTGTTGGAAATGGTGTTCGGGTTGATAAAAATCGTGTTGTGACTATTGATGTGAAATCAAGGTTGAAGTCGAATGAAATATTTATTTTGGCTAGTCAAGCAATTCAAGTATACTATGCTCCCGGTGTATTGAATCCTCGGAGCAATTTGTATACCGTTGTGAATTGTAAAAATCGCCCTATTGATGAAACTACTAATGAACCAAATGAAGAGGCTTTTCAAGAGAATGTATCAAATGCGTCTTCATCGTCCTTTTTTATTGATTTCGCACAATATGATCCCATTCGAATTGATCGAACTCAAAATAtggaagaagaagaggaagaagatgaaGAATTACAAGAAGACGAAGAAGTTGAAAGAAgtagagaagaagaagaagaagaagaagaagaagaagaagaagaagaagaagaagaagaagaagaagaaagaagaattggagaagaagaagaagaagaaaccGATGGTTTTGAAGATATTGATTGATATGTATTTTGAAATTTAATTGTTCTAGTAATGAATTTTAATGGTGAGTTTTCTACATTTTTTATATTGGTAAATTTTCTACATTCTCTATATTTAAATAGAGAATAACTGGTTTTCTCTACAGAGGGAAATAACTGGTTGTAAATAACCTCTAGTAGGAAATAACTAGTTGGAAATAACCTCTAGTAGGAAATAACTGGTTGGAAATAACCTCCAGTAGGAAATAACTGGTTGGAAATAACATTTGGTAGGAAATATGTGGTAGGAAATGGCGGTTCCCAACCTTCTGTTTTAAAACCTACCAAAAACGGCGTATTTCCAACCAGTTATTTCCTACCAAAACTAGTAGGGAATGGCTACCACCTATTTCccaccaatattggtaggaaatgtgAGAAACTATTACGAaaagaaaatattaaatatgaaaatggtttgataaattaaaacttttcaagtgaaatgtcattttatagtgaaataaaactaggaaaaaaatttgggtaagaaaacaattatgactaagaaaatcgtttagaaaacggaacgtcgagattgttcgaagattgagttaggttttcaactcaaagtgTCGGGGATGAGTTAGacatttggattttttttaataatccaaccttacggatgatTAGATATATGAGTTTTATACATGTAATCGAAGTataaaacttttaaaaattaagctattatgtatttataatagatctatagaaaaaaaatataagaaaaatatattttttgtacTGTTTGCCCATAGTTTGTCACATTTCCGTTGATCAAACTCTATAAACATAAACATCTATTCATTTTAATAGTGAAACTCTAAAAGTTAGTTGATCACACTTACATCCCGTGTTTTCATTTgttttttggataattataattattacgacaagaaaatattaaatatgaaaatggttcgataaattaaaacttttcaagtgaaatgtcattttatagtgaaataaaactaggaaaaaaatttgggtaagaaaacaattatgactaagaaaatcgtttagaaaacggaacgtcgagattgttcgaagattgagttaggttttcaactcaaagtgTCGGGGATGTTGAGGATTACACACttggatttttttttttaataatccaaccttacggatgatTAGATACATTAATTTTATACATGTTGTCgaaatattgaatttttaaaaattaagctattatatttttataatagaTATATAAAACAAACTTTTAATTCCTACCAAAATTGGTAGGTTTTGCCCAAAAAAGTTGTTTGTCCTTTTCCTAATAGGGTATTTCCTACCAAGTGTGGTATGAAATACACCTAAAAACTGGTAGGAAAAGGCAACACctgaaaataataattaaattgttattttaataattttgtaaaatattcgattttaaataaaaattatccAATTTTTTTAACTAAGATATACTTGTTTGTGTCAATTTTTTCAGAAAAAACATTTTGGCACAATGGTTAGTATATTGTAAATGATTCTGTGGGGTGTGGGTTCGAATCCCACCTCATTTTTTTTGGCGTTTCCGCCAAATTTTTGGCGAAAAAAATGAATTTACCGCGCAGGTCAAAACCCACCAGTTTTGGGatcaaaacctaccaatattggtaggttctgatcttacaataaaatattaaaaaattaattggGGGTTAAACACATATACCCTACCAACATTATTCTTTCCTTTCGATACTCTCTCTCACCATTTCTTCAccatactctctctctctctctctctgtgttTACCCTACCAGTTCATCATCTCTTCTTCATctcttcatcatctcttcatcatctCTTCGATTGGTAAGCTTTCTTCATCTATTAATTTCTTCAGCTATTCGTTTATGTATTTTCCCTTTTgttattattcattttttattCGATTTTATATGATTATGTGTGTATATGATCATATGTATGCATTATTGTGTATTGAGTATCATTGATTAGATGTTTATTGTGTTTGGGGTGTTAACTTTTGCAATTTTAAAGAGTATCGGGTGTTAAACAGGGGATTTTAGGCTAGATATTGGGGCTTTTGGGCAATATGCATGCAATATTTATGGgttgtgtttattatgcatgctTTAAATATGGGTTGTGCTTAAATGTGATTTTAAGTCCATCaaaattgatttttgatgaaaCTATGCTTTGACTATGGGTTTTTCAGTCATTTTTTACTAAACTATGTGCTTAAATATGTATTTTGATGTTTTTGATGTTTATTTAAGTTTACGTATTAAGTTTTAGGTATACGTATGATGTTGCAGTGAATTAGTATTGTAATATGTAGTGGATTCACATACACATAACACATACACTTGTGTAGTAGTCATATATAGTTGTAAAATAGTGTGTGTTTGGTCGATAGTGTGTGTTTGGTCAGTCGACAAAATGTGCGTAGTGTGTGTCTGTTGCTATGCCAACAGACATATATGTTGAAGCTTAGTCCGTTATGGTTGAAGCTTAGGAAGATATTGTTTACAgggttattgtttaatttacTACTTGATATTGTTTTTTACAGGGTTAATGGCAAAGGTTTTCCAGGGTAAGAGTCCTGTGGCATCTGTAAAGAAAGGCAACAAAGTTCCAGTGAATAAGAATGGAAAGATCGCTAAGTCTAAGAAAAATGCGAGTTCACGCAAAGGAAAATGCAAAGGCAAAGTGACGGCAGCATCAAAGGTAAAGGCCAAAGCTTTAGCGATATCACAGTCTTATCCCCGCGGGAAGACAAGGGCAGAATTAGTTGAGTGGATGGGTCCAAGAAAGCGAGCAAACTCCCGTGGACTATTTGGTTCCACACCTCCAGCAAAGCCGACTCGTATTGATATTTCAAATGGAGTGTAAGTCTAAATTTATAGACTTTTGCATTTTATTCTTTACTACTTTACCTAACTTTAATATATGTCCAATTAGTAacgattattatttttatagcaTAATGCATGATGAAGCAAAGAAGACAATTCTGGGCATTGTTCGCGGGTTCTGGCCAGTGGGAGCTTACACGTGGACTGATATCAATGATATGTATCCTAAATGGGTTGAGAAAGTTATTACTGAACTCTATGTAAGTATCCATCGTCTTAAATTTGATTTACTTTCAAGTACACATGTACTTTTAATTGATAGTTTAGTTGTTTGCTACTGTGTTTGTGTTTCTGTTTGCTCCAAGATTTGGCAATTAAATCAGAATGAAGAGGCAAACGCTCCTCCGTTTCAGTATTAGTATTACAGAAATAAGAGTATTATTTTAGGACAAAATTGGTTTCTCAACTTTTTGATGTTTATTTTATTATCAAAATATAGGTAATTGCTAATTTAAATGTTTTAAGAGGAAAAGGTTATGTTAAAAGGTGGCATTACATActtatttaaacattttatttGTTTACTATAATCATTTGCATGTAATTTCTGCACTATTGAACAACTTATGTTTATATAAATTGCAGAAATATTTCAGACATGAGAAGGGTCAAAGTCGTAAGGAGGCTTATAGGACTATAGCTGGGCATCTCAAGGCATTGATTAAGCGAACAGTGCATGAAGAAAAGGAGCGAGCTTATGCAAATTCCGAGAAGTTAAAAAAGCCACTGCTGGAAGTTAAACCTTCCTACTTCAGTGATCCGGTATGGGAAGGGATGGTTCATTTCTTGGAGTCGGATGAACACAAGCTACGATCAGATAAGGGAAAAGCAAATCGTCAAAAGGTGACTACCTTGCACAGCGCTGGTGCAAGATCTTTTCAGCAAGTGGAGAAGGTAACATTCACTTCATAATCTAGTAAAATAGAACTTGG is part of the Apium graveolens cultivar Ventura unplaced genomic scaffold, ASM990537v1 ctg5777, whole genome shotgun sequence genome and encodes:
- the LOC141702827 gene encoding uncharacterized protein LOC141702827, which codes for MSNVNRGWMSRRMKSDRITLTDEYKNGVEEFLDSAKRCGLTKDKALCPCKNCGNGHWENLDTIKFHLYASGFFESYTVWTLHGEKEPTTESRRTCHRKRRAPPIVEPLVDMFGLLRDSSGQYFYSFNDMRGSNSSSMNDAEESPNFDASQFYTDANESGAPIYPGNKNYTKLSFTTRLLHFKDVSRCSEKSFNLLLDIIGEVLPRDHKLPVSYYAMKKMVKKLKLGYEKIDVCSNNCMLFYNNDEKKVVCDICKEDRYKDIMGKNGRKIPKKVLRHFPLISRLQRLYMSEHTAKHMTWHKNREIKEGELSHPSDGDDWKNFDKRYPSFAKEFRNVRLGLSSDGFNPFGNSGNNVYTLWPVVVVVYNLPPSMCMKRPFMFMTLLIPGPDNPKKNLNVFLRPLMNELFILWKAGLKLMINI